A DNA window from Stenotrophomonas sp. 57 contains the following coding sequences:
- a CDS encoding amidohydrolase family protein has protein sequence MFRSRPLSLAILLAVAPLSAAAAERADLLIRNATVVDVEHASTLARQSVVIRGEDIVAVGPDAQLRSQWSATRQIDAKGKYLIPGLWDMHVHFGGGPALIEENKALLPLYIAHGITTVRDCSGDLPEQVLQWRGEIAKGTLFGPRLLSSGAKIEGIKPVWKGTIEVGSEADADKAIARLQHDKVDFVKITDSTLRPELFLYSASAARKAGFKASGHIPMALTVEQAVDAGLASIEHLDYAFKAGSKDEAKIAADFGAGRIDRAEANRRLDASFDRDTAMPAYRDFAKRGVFVTPTLNGGRILDFLDQDDHANDPYLAYIGPGLRATYQWRVDRAAKATPAQIEARHAQYHQVAAVLPMLQEAGVTIIAGTDAGFLNSFNFPGIALHQELQLFVKEGLSAPQALSAATRSGPAWFGQMDRYGGVARGKAADLVLLTANPLQDIAATEKIDSVILRGNVYDRAALDKMLADTKAKVAAWNAEAAKAN, from the coding sequence ATGTTCCGTTCCCGTCCGTTGTCCCTCGCCATCCTCCTTGCGGTGGCGCCACTGTCGGCCGCTGCCGCCGAGCGCGCCGACCTGCTGATCCGCAATGCCACCGTGGTCGACGTCGAGCACGCCAGCACCCTGGCCAGGCAGAGCGTGGTGATCCGCGGCGAGGACATCGTCGCTGTCGGCCCGGATGCACAACTGCGCAGCCAGTGGAGCGCAACCCGCCAGATCGATGCCAAGGGCAAGTACCTGATCCCGGGGCTGTGGGACATGCACGTGCATTTCGGCGGTGGCCCGGCGCTGATCGAGGAAAACAAGGCACTGCTGCCGCTGTACATCGCGCACGGCATCACCACGGTGCGTGACTGTTCCGGCGATCTGCCCGAGCAGGTGCTGCAGTGGCGTGGCGAGATCGCCAAGGGCACCCTGTTCGGCCCGCGCCTGCTCAGTTCCGGAGCGAAGATCGAAGGCATCAAGCCGGTCTGGAAGGGCACGATCGAAGTGGGCAGCGAGGCCGACGCCGACAAGGCAATCGCCCGCCTGCAGCACGACAAGGTCGATTTCGTGAAGATCACCGACAGCACGCTGAGGCCGGAACTGTTCCTGTACTCGGCCAGTGCCGCGCGCAAGGCCGGATTCAAGGCGTCGGGCCACATCCCGATGGCGCTGACCGTGGAGCAGGCGGTCGATGCAGGCCTGGCCTCGATCGAGCATCTGGACTATGCATTCAAGGCCGGCAGCAAGGACGAAGCGAAGATCGCCGCCGACTTCGGTGCCGGGCGCATCGACCGCGCCGAAGCCAACCGCCGCCTCGACGCCAGCTTCGACCGTGACACGGCGATGCCTGCCTACCGTGATTTCGCCAAGCGTGGCGTGTTCGTGACCCCGACCCTCAACGGTGGCCGCATCCTCGACTTCCTTGACCAGGATGACCACGCCAACGACCCGTACCTGGCCTACATCGGCCCCGGCCTGCGTGCGACCTACCAGTGGCGCGTGGACCGCGCGGCGAAGGCGACGCCGGCGCAGATCGAAGCGCGCCATGCGCAGTACCACCAGGTAGCTGCAGTGCTGCCGATGCTGCAGGAGGCCGGCGTGACCATCATTGCCGGCACCGATGCGGGCTTCCTCAATTCGTTCAACTTCCCGGGGATCGCCCTGCACCAGGAACTGCAGCTGTTCGTGAAGGAGGGCCTGAGCGCGCCGCAGGCGCTGTCGGCCGCAACCCGTTCCGGCCCGGCCTGGTTCGGCCAGATGGACCGTTACGGTGGTGTCGCGCGGGGCAAGGCCGCCGACCTGGTCCTGTTGACCGCCAACCCGCTGCAGGACATCGCCGCCACCGAGAAGATCGACAGCGTGATCCTGCGCGGCAACGTGTATGACCGCGCCGCGCTGGACAAGATGCTGGCCGATACCAAGGCCAAGGTCGCGGCGTGGAATGCCGAGGCGGCGAAGGCCAATTGA
- a CDS encoding LysR family transcriptional regulator, whose product MTDLTAGADRLDLLRTFLRIVDAGSLSAAAVQLGTTQPTVSRRLQALERQLGLRLLQRSTHGLQLTEDGLRCQRHAQRVVDEWESLQAELNGGPETLRGRLRVMVPHAFGQAQLLPTMLAFLAQHPQLSLEWILEDRRPDFIAEGIDCAVRVGPVDEPRMVALPLAEVPRIVVAAPSLADATAVSTPEQAQSLPWISLVTYYRERLLLHDAQGRAHTLSISPRLLSDNLFVVQQAARAGLGAAVVSAWLVADDLAQGRLVQLLPDWQAPALPVHVVFPAARQQPPRLRAFIDAMKAALPQLHGMRPAPR is encoded by the coding sequence ATGACCGACCTCACCGCTGGCGCAGATCGACTGGATCTGCTGCGCACCTTCCTGCGCATCGTCGATGCGGGCAGCCTGTCTGCCGCCGCCGTGCAACTGGGCACCACCCAGCCAACGGTCAGCCGCCGCCTGCAGGCCCTGGAGCGGCAGCTCGGTCTGCGCCTGCTGCAGCGCTCCACCCACGGCCTGCAACTGACCGAGGACGGCCTGCGCTGCCAGCGTCATGCGCAGCGTGTGGTTGACGAATGGGAGTCGCTGCAGGCCGAACTGAACGGCGGACCGGAAACGCTGCGCGGACGCCTGCGGGTGATGGTGCCGCACGCCTTCGGCCAGGCGCAGCTGCTGCCGACCATGCTCGCGTTCCTCGCCCAGCACCCACAGCTGAGCCTGGAGTGGATCCTGGAAGATCGGCGCCCGGATTTCATCGCCGAAGGCATCGACTGCGCGGTGCGGGTCGGCCCGGTGGATGAGCCGCGCATGGTCGCACTGCCGCTGGCAGAAGTGCCGCGCATCGTCGTGGCAGCGCCCTCGCTGGCGGACGCCACGGCGGTCAGTACGCCGGAACAGGCACAGTCGCTGCCGTGGATCTCGCTGGTCACCTACTACCGCGAACGCCTGCTGCTGCATGATGCGCAGGGCCGGGCGCATACGCTGTCAATCAGCCCACGCCTGCTCAGCGACAACCTGTTCGTGGTACAGCAGGCTGCACGCGCCGGGCTGGGCGCAGCGGTGGTCTCGGCCTGGCTGGTGGCCGACGACCTTGCACAGGGGCGGCTGGTGCAGCTGCTGCCGGACTGGCAGGCACCGGCACTGCCGGTACACGTGGTATTTCCGGCCGCGCGCCAGCAGCCGCCGCGGCTGCGCGCCTTCATCGATGCGATGAAGGCCGCACTGCCGCAGCTGCACGGAATGCGGCCGGCGCCGCGCTAG
- a CDS encoding MFS transporter encodes MSTPSLSVATNPATAPSTPLVLAMAGGAGFSVASLYYCQPMLGLIAQDLGAGERAAGLVPTLTQLGYALGILLLAPLGDRFDRRHLILLKSALLALALGAAAMAGHLPGLLMASLLVGLMATLAQDIVPAAAVLAPDAQRGQIVGRVMTGLLLGILLSRVVSGVVAEAWGWRTQFVLAAVSVALMGAVLSRALPRFTPTSTLRYPALLGSLLALWREQPQLRLAVASQSLLAVGFGAFWSTLALMLHARLGLGSAAAGAFGIAGAAGALAAPFAGRFADRLGSHAVARLAIAVALLGFGLLLAEAWLPAVALLPLLVVSALLFDFGFQSALVAHQTLVYGLVPPARSRLNALLFTGMFIGMAAGGALGSLALAQWGWHGVAWLAVMCAGGSLLLRLK; translated from the coding sequence ATGTCGACTCCCTCGCTTTCCGTGGCCACCAACCCGGCGACAGCCCCCTCCACCCCGCTGGTGCTGGCAATGGCGGGCGGTGCCGGGTTCTCGGTCGCATCGCTGTACTACTGCCAGCCGATGCTGGGCCTGATTGCCCAGGACCTTGGCGCCGGTGAACGCGCCGCGGGCCTGGTGCCAACCTTGACCCAGCTCGGCTACGCACTGGGCATCCTGCTGCTGGCACCGCTGGGTGATCGCTTCGACCGCCGCCATCTGATCCTGTTGAAGTCCGCGCTGCTGGCGCTGGCACTGGGCGCCGCCGCGATGGCTGGGCACCTGCCAGGCCTGCTGATGGCCAGCCTGCTGGTCGGATTGATGGCCACGCTGGCGCAGGACATCGTACCCGCCGCTGCGGTGCTGGCACCGGATGCGCAGCGCGGGCAGATCGTCGGCCGGGTGATGACCGGCCTGTTGCTGGGCATCCTGTTGTCGCGGGTGGTCAGCGGCGTGGTGGCTGAAGCCTGGGGCTGGCGCACGCAGTTCGTGCTGGCCGCGGTATCGGTGGCGTTGATGGGTGCGGTGCTGTCACGCGCACTGCCGCGTTTCACGCCGACCAGCACACTGCGCTATCCCGCACTGCTAGGCTCGCTGCTGGCGCTATGGCGCGAGCAGCCGCAGCTGCGCCTTGCCGTGGCAAGCCAGTCGCTGCTCGCGGTCGGTTTCGGCGCGTTCTGGTCGACGCTTGCATTGATGCTGCATGCACGCCTCGGCCTGGGCAGTGCGGCGGCGGGTGCGTTCGGTATTGCCGGTGCAGCCGGCGCACTGGCCGCACCGTTCGCAGGTCGCTTCGCCGATCGATTGGGCAGCCATGCGGTGGCACGGTTGGCAATCGCGGTGGCGCTGCTGGGCTTCGGGTTGCTGCTGGCCGAGGCCTGGCTGCCAGCCGTCGCGCTGCTGCCGCTGCTGGTAGTGAGTGCGCTGCTGTTCGACTTCGGCTTCCAATCGGCGCTGGTGGCACACCAGACCCTGGTCTACGGCCTGGTGCCACCCGCACGCAGCCGGCTCAATGCGCTGCTGTTCACTGGTATGTTCATCGGCATGGCCGCGGGAGGGGCGCTGGGCAGCCTGGCGCTGGCGCAGTGGGGGTGGCACGGCGTGGCCTGGCTGGCGGTGATGTGTGCCGGCGGCAGCCTGCTGCTGCGTTTGAAGTAG
- a CDS encoding DUF3806 domain-containing protein — MSDEVPTRFDPLPAALQTHLQHQRGLIAARVAASFPTLPVQWPLTASTLQRVVDAELIDRDDCAGWEALGVAFGDTLAQRVPGLAWMQVTDAWGIDAVLRYADSSLQIGASTLLLKRVEQGEVIDIAHLLAWLEEFVATRADDYA, encoded by the coding sequence ATGTCCGACGAAGTTCCCACCCGTTTCGATCCCCTGCCCGCTGCCCTGCAGACGCATCTGCAGCACCAGCGTGGACTGATCGCCGCACGCGTGGCTGCCAGCTTCCCGACGTTGCCGGTACAGTGGCCGCTGACCGCCAGCACATTGCAACGGGTGGTCGACGCCGAGCTGATCGATCGTGACGATTGTGCCGGCTGGGAAGCGCTGGGCGTGGCGTTCGGTGACACCCTGGCCCAGCGCGTGCCGGGCCTGGCCTGGATGCAGGTGACCGATGCCTGGGGCATCGACGCGGTACTGCGCTATGCCGACAGCAGCCTGCAGATCGGCGCCAGCACGCTGCTGCTCAAGCGCGTCGAACAGGGCGAGGTCATCGACATCGCCCATCTACTGGCGTGGCTTGAGGAATTCGTCGCTACCCGCGCTGACGATTACGCCTGA
- a CDS encoding LysR substrate-binding domain-containing protein has translation MQDSAKSNRTLFELDLLRALVMVADCGSFTTAATRLHSTQSTVSQKVRRLEELAGHRLLERGHRDVHPTDAGHTLLGYARRMLDLNEEMAQALAGAMVETAVRIGVPEDFVNPQTTRMLAAFSRRHPQVKLEISSGLSRDLAQGFDHGELDLVLVKQRRNSRQAVHCRREPMHWIDSLRSSCLQQEPLPLVTFPPRGLYRDEMIHAVEALGLRWRIAFTSSSLSGIQGAVADGIGISLLPRRAVSREHRIIDGERELPVIDNYEIGLLHRADADEAVRALASELWRQVQREPD, from the coding sequence ATGCAAGACAGTGCCAAATCGAATAGAACCCTGTTCGAACTGGACCTGCTGCGGGCGCTGGTGATGGTGGCCGACTGCGGCAGCTTCACCACGGCGGCCACGCGCCTGCATTCGACCCAGTCCACAGTCAGCCAGAAGGTGCGGCGGCTGGAGGAACTGGCCGGGCATCGCCTGCTTGAACGCGGCCACCGCGACGTTCACCCCACCGACGCCGGCCACACCCTGCTCGGCTACGCGCGGCGCATGCTCGACCTGAACGAGGAAATGGCACAGGCGTTGGCCGGTGCGATGGTGGAGACCGCCGTCCGCATCGGTGTGCCCGAGGATTTCGTCAACCCGCAGACCACGCGCATGCTGGCCGCCTTCAGCCGTCGCCACCCGCAGGTGAAGCTGGAGATCAGCAGCGGCCTCAGCCGTGACCTGGCGCAGGGCTTCGACCACGGCGAGCTGGACCTGGTGCTGGTCAAGCAGCGCCGCAACAGCCGCCAGGCGGTGCATTGCCGGCGCGAGCCGATGCACTGGATCGACAGCCTGCGCAGCAGCTGCCTGCAGCAGGAGCCGCTGCCGCTGGTCACGTTTCCTCCGCGAGGGTTGTACCGCGACGAGATGATCCACGCCGTGGAAGCGCTGGGCCTGCGCTGGCGCATCGCCTTCACCAGCTCGTCGCTGAGCGGCATCCAGGGCGCGGTGGCCGATGGCATCGGCATCAGCCTGCTGCCGCGCCGCGCGGTCAGCCGCGAGCACCGCATCATCGATGGCGAGCGTGAGCTGCCGGTGATCGACAACTACGAAATCGGCCTGCTGCATCGTGCCGATGCCGATGAGGCCGTGCGCGCACTGGCCAGCGAGCTGTGGCGGCAGGTGCAACGCGAACCGGATTGA
- a CDS encoding ankyrin repeat domain-containing protein, with product MRVHRSPGWPAPFARVLLLCLLAMVTPACTATSNADVDGRLRDAASRGDAAAVRQAIEEGATLEARDGQGRTALLLATHGNNVDAARELIEAGADVNAKDALQDSAYLYAGARGLDEILAMTLVHGADLRSTNRYGGTALIPAAERGHVATVRTLLRAGVAVDHVNRLHWTALLEAILLGDGGARHVQIVQLLLDAGADPELADGDGVTPLAHARQRGYTGIETLLRQHGAVR from the coding sequence ATGCGCGTCCATCGTTCCCCTGGCTGGCCTGCACCGTTCGCGCGCGTGCTGCTGTTGTGCCTGCTGGCCATGGTCACCCCGGCCTGCACCGCAACGTCCAACGCCGACGTCGATGGCCGCCTGCGTGATGCTGCCAGCCGCGGTGACGCTGCTGCGGTGCGACAGGCGATCGAGGAGGGCGCCACGCTGGAGGCGCGCGATGGACAGGGCCGCACCGCGCTGCTGCTGGCCACGCATGGCAACAACGTGGATGCCGCGCGTGAGCTGATCGAAGCCGGCGCCGACGTCAATGCCAAGGATGCGTTGCAGGACAGCGCCTACCTGTATGCCGGTGCGCGCGGCCTGGATGAGATCCTGGCGATGACCCTGGTGCATGGCGCTGATCTGCGCAGCACCAACCGCTATGGTGGCACCGCACTGATTCCAGCCGCCGAGCGCGGCCACGTCGCCACGGTACGTACGCTGCTGCGCGCGGGCGTAGCGGTAGACCATGTCAACCGGCTGCACTGGACCGCGCTGCTGGAAGCGATCCTGCTCGGCGATGGCGGTGCGCGCCACGTGCAGATCGTGCAGCTGCTGCTGGATGCCGGCGCCGACCCGGAACTGGCCGACGGCGACGGCGTGACGCCGCTGGCGCACGCGCGCCAGCGCGGCTACACCGGAATCGAAACCCTGCTCCGCCAGCACGGCGCGGTGCGCTGA
- a CDS encoding response regulator transcription factor produces the protein MTESRTPIGVLVVDDHPLLRDGLAALLGAQPDLRLLGEAADGEEAIARYQQLRPDVVLMDLQMPRLDGVEAIVRIRALDPRARIIVLTTYRGDVRAVRALQAGASAYLLKDMLRHELVDTIRMVAGGRRAPIPPAVAASIAAHVVEDRLSPRETEVLRHVASGLSNKRIGERMQISEQTVKAHMKSLMDKLGVGDRTHAVTQALRRGIISLDDSDHD, from the coding sequence ATGACTGAGTCCCGTACCCCGATCGGCGTGCTGGTGGTCGACGACCACCCGCTGCTGCGCGATGGCCTGGCCGCGCTGCTCGGCGCCCAGCCTGACCTGCGCCTGCTGGGCGAAGCCGCCGATGGCGAGGAAGCCATCGCGCGCTACCAGCAGCTGCGACCCGACGTGGTGTTGATGGACCTGCAGATGCCGCGCCTGGATGGCGTGGAAGCGATCGTGCGGATCCGTGCACTCGACCCGCGTGCGCGCATCATCGTGCTGACCACCTACCGCGGCGACGTGCGCGCAGTGCGTGCGCTGCAGGCCGGCGCCAGCGCGTACCTGCTGAAGGACATGCTGCGCCATGAACTGGTCGACACCATCCGCATGGTGGCCGGCGGTCGCCGCGCGCCGATTCCCCCAGCGGTGGCCGCCAGCATCGCCGCGCACGTGGTGGAAGATCGCCTGTCGCCGCGCGAGACCGAGGTATTGCGCCACGTTGCCAGCGGTCTGTCCAACAAGCGCATTGGCGAGCGCATGCAGATTTCCGAGCAGACGGTGAAGGCGCACATGAAGAGCCTGATGGACAAGCTCGGCGTGGGCGATCGCACGCATGCGGTCACCCAGGCGCTGCGGCGCGGCATCATCAGCCTGGACGACAGCGATCACGATTAG
- a CDS encoding amidohydrolase family protein: MTLQFVHGGVDRNGAPLHFHIRDGRISGLNGEAAPADGTECVDLEGFAVLPGLVDGHIHLDKSFVGDRWHPHQPVNTLRERLAVEKAAVAGASPMVDRAEALIRQCSAFGTVAMRCHVDIDGSTGVRHLEAVREAALRCADIMRIQLVAFPQAGVISCAGTAAVLEQALAAGVEVLGGIDPTTLDGDAEGQLALLFGLAERYGVQLDIHLHEPGETGLAQLLRIAARTRAAGLQGRVAVSHAYALGDVPLARALQAGEALATAGVAIMSNAPGDHPFPPLRALHDAGVRVFAGNDNIRDCWWPYGNGDLLQRAMLLGYRSGFYTDADLMLALDMVTTHAAQAIGLPQHGIAEGQPATFVAVRADHGPAAVAAVPVERRVVVDGRWL, encoded by the coding sequence ATGACCCTCCAGTTCGTCCATGGCGGTGTCGACCGCAACGGTGCGCCGCTGCATTTCCATATCCGTGATGGCCGCATCAGCGGCCTCAATGGCGAGGCCGCGCCGGCGGACGGGACGGAATGCGTGGATCTGGAGGGCTTCGCGGTGCTGCCCGGCCTGGTCGACGGCCACATCCACCTCGACAAGAGCTTTGTCGGCGACCGTTGGCACCCGCACCAGCCGGTGAACACCCTGCGTGAGCGGCTGGCGGTGGAGAAGGCGGCTGTGGCGGGTGCGTCACCGATGGTTGACCGTGCCGAGGCGCTGATCCGCCAATGCAGTGCTTTCGGTACCGTGGCGATGCGCTGTCACGTCGATATCGATGGCAGCACCGGCGTGCGCCACCTTGAAGCGGTACGCGAGGCCGCACTGCGCTGTGCCGACATCATGCGCATCCAACTGGTGGCGTTCCCGCAGGCGGGCGTGATTTCCTGTGCGGGCACCGCCGCGGTGCTGGAGCAGGCCCTCGCCGCTGGCGTGGAAGTGCTGGGCGGCATCGATCCGACGACCCTGGACGGCGATGCCGAAGGCCAGCTGGCGCTGCTGTTCGGCCTGGCCGAGCGCTACGGTGTGCAGCTGGACATCCATCTGCACGAGCCGGGCGAAACCGGCCTGGCCCAGCTGCTGCGCATCGCCGCGCGGACACGGGCCGCCGGCCTGCAGGGGCGCGTTGCGGTCAGCCATGCCTATGCGCTGGGCGACGTGCCACTGGCGCGCGCGCTACAGGCGGGCGAAGCACTGGCCACGGCGGGTGTGGCGATCATGAGCAACGCGCCGGGCGATCATCCGTTCCCGCCGCTGCGTGCGCTGCATGATGCCGGTGTGCGCGTGTTCGCCGGCAACGACAACATCCGTGACTGCTGGTGGCCGTATGGCAATGGCGACCTGCTGCAGCGGGCGATGCTGCTGGGCTACCGGTCCGGCTTCTACACCGACGCCGACCTGATGCTGGCGCTGGACATGGTCACCACCCATGCCGCGCAGGCGATCGGCCTGCCGCAGCATGGTATTGCCGAAGGCCAGCCAGCCACTTTCGTGGCGGTGCGTGCCGACCACGGCCCGGCCGCGGTGGCGGCGGTGCCGGTGGAGCGCCGCGTGGTGGTTGATGGTCGCTGGCTGTAG
- a CDS encoding GlcNAc-transferase family protein → MDLPASLFVQIPSYRDPQLIPTLIDLVRRAAAPAALHVVVCWQHGDEATLQDFLAAGFQLESSCIGNQHPIHRLHMNGAEVELIEVGFMHARGCGWARRLAQERYRDERYNLQIDSHHRFSDAWDGLLVEMLESLRTRSCKPLLTGYPPAFQPESYPDTRQNHVGQMLVRGFNSVGVVSYKAVRMPKDPLRNEPMRARFISGGFLFSDGEFVRDVMNDADHFFSTEEIVMAVRAYTHGYDFFHPHRPLLWHQYNSDANRVWDDHSDERRSRGEIEASAFDRSLRASSKAVNMLAAAGSGDATALAMHGLGCKRSLQQYERYAGLSFTHRGVHEEATRATEPNNTHFATDEQHWLDKLICRRVFQVQVKRLGAEIGAADDLESLVLTAQAEDGTTVGRRELSPEDLQQLIARGEYICIDHFSSCPSRLPVCYQMQVGGNSRDDANRFQVIVREIEEDLMA, encoded by the coding sequence ATGGATCTTCCAGCAAGCCTGTTCGTCCAAATACCCAGTTATCGCGATCCGCAACTGATCCCAACACTCATCGATCTCGTGCGGCGCGCGGCCGCGCCGGCCGCACTTCACGTGGTGGTGTGCTGGCAGCATGGTGACGAAGCAACCCTCCAGGATTTCCTGGCTGCGGGCTTCCAGCTGGAGTCGAGCTGCATCGGCAATCAGCATCCGATTCACCGCCTGCACATGAACGGGGCCGAAGTTGAACTGATCGAGGTGGGCTTCATGCACGCCCGCGGCTGTGGGTGGGCACGAAGGCTGGCGCAGGAGCGCTATCGCGACGAGCGCTACAACCTGCAGATCGACTCGCACCACCGTTTCTCGGATGCATGGGACGGTTTACTGGTGGAGATGCTGGAATCCCTGCGGACACGTTCATGCAAACCACTGCTGACCGGATACCCGCCCGCGTTTCAACCCGAGAGCTATCCTGATACCCGGCAGAACCATGTCGGCCAGATGCTGGTCCGCGGCTTCAACAGTGTCGGCGTGGTCAGCTACAAAGCAGTGCGCATGCCCAAGGATCCCCTACGCAACGAACCGATGCGAGCTCGATTCATCAGTGGCGGGTTCCTGTTCTCCGACGGAGAGTTCGTGCGGGACGTCATGAACGATGCAGACCATTTCTTCTCGACGGAAGAGATCGTCATGGCGGTCAGGGCGTATACGCATGGTTACGACTTCTTCCACCCCCATCGACCGCTGCTGTGGCACCAGTACAACTCGGATGCGAACAGGGTGTGGGATGATCACTCCGACGAGCGCCGGTCACGCGGTGAAATCGAAGCCAGTGCCTTCGATCGCTCGCTGAGAGCGTCGAGCAAGGCAGTGAACATGCTTGCAGCAGCCGGATCAGGAGATGCGACCGCACTGGCCATGCACGGGCTCGGCTGCAAGCGCTCCCTGCAACAATACGAGCGCTACGCCGGGCTGAGCTTTACTCACCGGGGTGTGCACGAGGAGGCGACACGTGCAACCGAGCCTAACAACACTCATTTCGCGACGGATGAGCAGCACTGGCTGGACAAACTGATCTGCCGACGCGTCTTTCAGGTGCAGGTCAAGCGGTTGGGCGCAGAAATCGGCGCTGCCGATGATCTCGAGTCGCTGGTCCTGACCGCCCAGGCCGAGGACGGCACCACCGTCGGCCGACGCGAGTTGTCACCGGAAGATCTCCAGCAACTGATCGCCCGGGGTGAATACATCTGCATCGACCACTTCAGCAGCTGCCCTTCGCGTCTCCCTGTCTGCTACCAGATGCAGGTTGGCGGCAATTCCCGGGATGATGCCAACCGATTCCAGGTGATCGTGAGGGAAATCGAGGAAGACCTGATGGCCTGA